A single window of Debaryomyces hansenii CBS767 chromosome F complete sequence DNA harbors:
- a CDS encoding DEHA2F10472p (no similarity): MHSKHPNKAQSLSVIEIALTSVNEINVGCGFTFKLFKVNKKGVEALFKKPINGHDQLIVKVFDPVKAKRDHKNYRAERTDMFNTCRKAYLCEKSAYEILSSSGLLNNV; encoded by the coding sequence ATGCATTCGAAGCATCCAAACAAAGCTCAGTCTCTTTCTGTTATTGAAATTGCACTCACAAGCGTTAACGAGATTAATGTTGGATGTGGATTCACGttcaaacttttcaaagtcAATAAGAAAGGTGTAGAGGCTTTGTTTAAGAAACCTATCAATGGCCACGACCAATTAATTGTAAAGGTATTCGATCCTGTCAAAGCGAAAAGGGATCATAAGAATTATAGGGCTGAACGAACAGATATGTTCAACACATGTCGCAAAGCGTATCTATGCGAGAAGCTGGCATACgaaattttatcaagtAGCGGGTTGCTCAATAATGTTTAA
- a CDS encoding DEHA2F10494p (similar to uniprot|Q02642 Saccharomyces cerevisiae YPL037C EGD1 Subunit beta1 of the nascent polypeptide-associated complex (NAC) involved in protein targeting associated with cytoplasmic ribosomes), giving the protein MPVDPEKLAKLQKASVAKKVGGSRVKAKKNVKTEQDDTKLIEALGKLKAQKIEGIEEANFFKEDGKVLHFNRVGVQGAAQHNTFALTGYPQEKDVTQLIPQILPQLGAENLEILRKLAEQIQAGKNPELNAGGAEGAEEDIPDLIEGQKFDDVE; this is encoded by the coding sequence ATGCCAGTTGATCCAGAAAAGTTAGCTAAGTTACAAAAGGCCTCTGTTGCCAAGAAGGTTGGTGGTTCAAGAGTTAAGGCTAAGAAGAATGTCAAGACTGAACAAGATGACACCAAATTGATCGAAGCTTTAGGAAAGTTGAAGGCACAAAAGATTGAAGGTATTGAAGAAGCTAACTTCTTCAAAGAAGACGGTAAGGTTTTGCACTTCAATAGAGTCGGTGTCCAAGGTGCTGCTCAACACAACACCTTTGCTTTGACTGGTTACCCACAAGAAAAGGATGTTACTCAATTGATCCCACAAATCTTACCTCAATTGGGTGCTGAAAACTTGGAAATCTTGAGAAAGTTGGCTGAACAAATTCAAGCTGGTAAGAACCCAGAATTGAATGCTGGCGGTGCCGAAGGTGCTGAAGAAGACATCCCGGACTTAATTGAAGGTCAAAAATTCGACGACGTCGAATAA
- a CDS encoding DEHA2F10516p (similar to uniprot|Q03795 Saccharomyces cerevisiae YMR155W Hypothetical ORF) produces the protein MYIIHRGIKKVNEFLPVTNHWLILFASIPVALSTGTIFVYSVYSTELAQRCQLDASQTGSLNISATIGTAFGGLLGGLITDTYGTQLPILVSCVSISLGYKWLYDSYRSGPNSNMVLLLFSMFLVGVGSVSGYFSAIKAVTLNFPNYKSSAQSVTIASFAISSLLFSFISSRVLKGDIGAFLYFMHVACGLLIMLGFLFIRVDGHFDDKKQYHEGQVECDEMTGLLISNQSECEDNSDYLEDNKDLKSMSLKKSLVHPIFWYHYFILSLIQGFGQMYIYSIGFILKAIHYYYDNEVSQKSGTSSLQSHQALHVSLIAISSFIGRLSSGPQSDFLVRKLHCQRHWILILGLSLMFAGHSINCIDLTYLCSDLRRANKILSLASCIIGYAYGFSFTCYPAIISDLFNMRNYSFLWGTMYTSTTFGLALMTTIFGYYYDLNSTEWDHHVEKYVCDKGSGCYKSTFQITSGLCVFTAILVLGYIYTKRSNKPPITL, from the coding sequence ATGTACATTATTCACCGAGGAATCAAGAAAGTGAATGAATTTCTACCTGTTACAAATCACTGGCTAATTTTGTTCGCTTCGATCCCAGTGGCCTTATCAACGGGAACAATCTTCGTTTATTCGGTTTACAGTACAGAATTAGCGCAACGATGCCAGTTAGATGCTTCGCAGACAGGAAGTTTGAACATAAGTGCTACGATTGGAACGGCATTTGGGGGGTTATTAGGAGGGCTAATCACAGATACTTATGGAACACAGTTGCCTATACTTGTTAGTTGTGTCAGTATTTCGCTCGGGTATAAATGGTTGTATGATTCGTACAGACTGGGACCAAATAGTAATATGGTTTTGTTGCTTTTTTCCATGTTTTTGGTGGGGGTTGGGTCTGTATCTGGATATTTCAGTGCAATTAAGGCGGTGACGTTAAATTTTCCTAATTACAAAAGTTCTGCTCAGAGCGTAACCATTGCATCCTTTGCGATTTCGAGTTTGTTGTTTCTGTTCATCTCTTCTAGGGTTTTAAAAGGGGATATAGGGGCCTTTTTGTATTTCATGCATGTTGCGTGTGGCTTGCTAATCATGTTAGGATTTCTATTCATTAGAGTGGATGGGCATTTTGACGATAAAAAACAGTACCATGAAGGCCAGGTAGAATGTGATGAAATGACTGGGTTGCTAATCTCGAACCAATCAGAATGTGAAGATAATTCCGATTATTTGGAGGAcaataaagatttaaaatCTATGTCGTTGAAGAAGTCATTAGTGCATCCCATATTTTGGTATCACTATTTTATACTCTCGCTCATTCAAGGCTTCGGTCAAATGTATATCTATTCTATTGGATTCATTTTAAAGGCtatacattattattacgATAATGAAGTATCACAAAAATCTGGCACTTCTTCATTACAATCACACCAAGCCTTACATGTTTCCTTGATTGCAATAAGCTCCTTCATTGGCAGATTATCATCGGGACCTCAATCCGACTTTTTAGTTAGAAAACTTCATTGTCAAAGGCATTGGATTTTGATCCTAGGATTATCCTTGATGTTTGCTGGCCATTCCATAAACTGTATTGACTTGACTTACCTTTGTTCTGATTTACGTCGGGCTAACAAAATACTACTGTTGGCCTCTTGTATTATTGGATATGCTTACGGGTTTAGCTTCACTTGCTATCCTGCGATAATTTCggatttatttaatatgCGTAACTATAGTTTCCTTTGGGGCACTATGTATACGAGTACTACATTTGGTCTAGCTTTAATGACGACTATATTTGGTTACTATTACGATTTAAATAGTACCGAATGGGATCATcatgttgaaaaatatgtttGCGACAAAGGATCAGGCTGCTATAAATCAACTTTTCAGATAACATCAGGGTTATGTGTATTCACAGCTATATTGGTTTTGGgttatatttatacaaaGAGGTCTAATAAGCCACCTATTACACTATAA
- a CDS encoding DEHA2F10538p (similar to uniprot|P23394 Saccharomyces cerevisiae YDR243C PRP28 RNA helicase in the DEAD-box family involved in RNA isomerization at the 5' splice site) gives MSKRPISVEELIGKSQSAEVISKPKFLSKSERQKLSLQRNQEIQDKKRQQSTVNNGAKKRYNNSIEDNPEPKKINKKLKKGRNFNFDWDEEEDTSNNYQPLVRYDNRTNPPDLGLSDMHWSEKQIDDMTTRDWRIFKEDYNITSKGGDIENPLRCWAESKLPAKLLNILIKNLGYDSPTPIQRASIPLALNGRDIVGIAETGSGKTLAFLLPLFSYILSVDSNYLLYEHQQESNFNKPLGLILAPTRELALQITKEAKLFGDKLNLNVVTIIGGHQYEETVHSVRNGVHIVVATPGRLIDSLERGIINLSNCYFFTMDEADKMIDMGFEKSLQSILNYLPASEKLETTIDGKIFNIKKRITLMFTATISPPIEKITKNYLMKPGYLFIGNVGEAVDNINQQFEYFGARQSSDEILDPKKLDKLFSILRFHKDENRNYSIIIFANFKKACEELAYELSRKGFSDNTVIHGSKSQEARERAIDSFREGKDKILIATDVAARGIDIPNVSLVVNYQMTKKFDEYIHRIGRTGRAGNKGTSCTFIDDGDSEVFLDLKKFLNKGKKKCPEWLLKHSSTQSQILRD, from the coding sequence ATGAGTAAGAGACCAATATCTGTGGAGGAGCTCATTGGTAAGTCACAATCGGCGGAAGTGATATCAAAGCCAAAATTTTTGTCTAAGCTGGAGAGGCAAAAATTAAGTCTACAGAGAAACCAAGAGATACAAGATAAAAAGCGTCAACAATCAACCGTTAATAATGGGGCTAAAAAGAGATATAATAATTCCATAGAGGATAATCCTGAACCgaaaaagataaataaaAAGTTAAAAAAAGGTAGGAACTTCAACTTTGACTGGGATGAAGAGGAGGATACATCTAATAATTATCAACCACTAGTTCGATACGATAATAGAACTAACCCACCTGATCTTGGACTTTCTGACATGCATTGGTCCGAAAAGCAAATAGATGATATGACAACTCGGGATTGGAGAATATTTAAAGAAGACTATAATATAACCTCTAAAGGGGGTGATATTGAAAACCCATTGAGGTGTTGGGCTGAATCCAAATTGCCTGCAAAATTGTTAAACATTCTAATTAAAAACTTGGGTTACGATAGCCCTACTCCAATACAAAGGGCATCTATACCGTTAGCATTAAATGGAAGAGATATTGTCGGTATAGCGGAAACTGGTTCTGGTAAAACGTTAGCATTTTTGTTACCATTATTTTCGTATATTCTATCTGTTGATTCTAACTACTTATTATATGAACATCAACAAGAATCGAATTTTAATAAACCTCTAGGATTAATTTTGGCTCCAACCAGAGAACTAGCGCTACAAATCACGAAAGAAGCAAAACTATTTGGAGATAAACTTAATTTGAATGTTGTCACCATAATTGGGGGTCATCAATATGAGGAAACGGTACATAGTGTTCGTAATGGTGTTCATATAGTAGTTGCCACACCTGGTAGActaattgattcattagAACGTGGAATTATTAACTTAAGTAATTGTTACTTCTTTACCATGGATGAGGCTGATAAAATGATCGATATGGGATTTGAAAAGTCTTTACAATCTATATTGAATTACTTACCAGCGAGTGAAAAACTTGAAACTACTATCGATGGAAAgatcttcaatattaagAAAAGGATAACACTAATGTTTACGGCTACCATTTCTCCCccaattgaaaaaattaccaaaaaCTATCTAATGAAACCAGGATATTTGTTCATCGGAAATGTGGGTGAAgctgttgataatattaacCAGCAATTCGAATATTTTGGCGCTCGTCAATCATCtgatgaaattttagaCCCTAAGAAattggataaattatttagtaTATTGAGATTTCACAAGGATGAGAATAGAAACTATTCTATAATCATATTTGCGAATTTCAAGAAAGCCTGTGAAGAATTAGCGTATGAACTAAGTAGGAAGGGGTTTTCTGACAACACAGTGATTCATGGATCCAAGTCTCAAGAGGCCCGTGAACGTGCGATTGATAGCTTTCGTGAAGgtaaagataaaatattgattgCAACGGATGTTGCTGCAAGAGGTATTGATATACCTAATGTCTCATTAGTAGtcaattatcaaatgactaaaaaatttgatgagTATATTCATAGAATTGGTAGAACAGGACGTGCAGGTAATAAGGGCACAAGTTGtacatttattgatgatggaGATTCTGAGGTATTTCtagatttaaaaaaatttttaaataaagGCAAGAAAAAATGTCCTGAATGGTTATTAAAACATTCTTCTACACAATCACAAATATTGCGAGATTAA
- a CDS encoding DEHA2F10560p (similar to uniprot|Q12046 Saccharomyces cerevisiae YDL209C CWC2 Protein involved in pre-mRNA splicing component of a complex containing Cef1p): MSYREPLGEYDCHIDNTRNMPPDTTIVSKSKKGKPARLQVDPESIPDDDRPPQTGNVFNIWFLKWSGGDSSTKNYTKSKFRVNIKKDSGYTKAPSNAPLCLFFARGCCYLGKKCSYYHRLPSDTDYFIPTQDCFGRDKTSDYKDDMNGVGSFSKSNRTLYIGGLHMDDKMENTLTKHFQEFGSIDKIRVLHSKACAFVTFRTENEAQFAKEAMQNQSLDGNEVLNIRWANEDPNPEAQRQEKRRLEEVTVNTVKNLLDSVSQTERKTKKVTVEVPDEIEETESSSEIKALPSSETSSGLFNNSSLNALKQFQSKKRKIDKPQPKENLPTMLGYSSSDEE, from the coding sequence ATGAGCTATAGAGAGCCATTAGGTGAATACGATTGTCATATAGATAATACACGGAATATGCCTCCAGACACCACTATAGtctcaaaatcaaagaaaggCAAACCCGCCAGACTCCAAGTTGACCCTGAATCTATACCTGACGATGATAGACCACCACAAACTGGAaatgtattcaatatatGGTTCTTGAAGTGGTCAGGAGGAGATAGTTCAACCAAGAATTACACGAAGCTGAAGTTCAGAgtaaatatcaaaaaagaTTCAGGTTATACGAAAGCTCCGTCTAATGCTCCTTTATGTCTATTTTTTGCTCGAGGATGTTGTTATTTGGGCAAAAAATGCTCATATTACCATAGATTACCAAGCGACACAGATTATTTCATTCCTACGCAAGATTGTTTTGGAAGAGACAAAACCAGCGATTATAAAGATGATATGAATGGAGTAGGGTCGTTCAGTAAACTGAATAGAACCTTATATATAGGAGGACTTCACATGGATGATAAAATGGAGAATACGCTAACCAAGCATTTTCAGGAATTTGGATcgattgataaaattcGGGTGCTTCATAGTAAAGCCTGTGCATTTGTTACATTTCGTACCGAGAATGAAGCACAGTTTGCTAAAGAAGCCATGCAGAATCAATCCCTAGATGGGAATGAAGTCCTCAATATAAGGTGGGCGAATGAAGATCCAAATCCTGAAGCACAGAGACAAGAGAAGAGAAGGTTAGAAGAGGTAACCGTTAATACagtaaaaaatttattagacCTGGTTTCACAAACTGAAAGAAAGACAAAAAAAGTTACAGTAGAGGTCCctgatgaaattgaagaaactgAATCGTCTTCGGAAATAAAGGCATTACCATCTCTGGAGACGTCATCAGGCTTGTTCaacaattcttcattaaatgcacttaaacaatttcaatCCAAGAAACGAAAAATAGATAAACCTCAACCTAAAGAGAATTTACCTACAATGTTAGGATATTCAAGtagtgatgaagaataa
- a CDS encoding DEHA2F10582p (similar to uniprot|P15202 Saccharomyces cerevisiae YDR256C CTA1 Catalase A breaks down hydrogen peroxide in the peroxisomal matrix formed by acyl-CoA oxidase (Pox1p) during fatty acid beta-oxidation) produces MAPVYTNSNGCPIPEPFATQRVGQHGPLLLQDFNLIDSLAHFDRERIPERVVHAKGSGAYGYFEVTDDISDVCSAAFLDTIGKKTKVLTRFSTVGGESGSADSARDPRGFSTKLYTEEGNLDLVYNNTPVFFIRDPSKFPHFIHTQKRNPETHLKDPTMFWDYLTSNQESIHQVMTLFSDRGTPASYREMNGYSGHTYKWSNKKGEWYYVQVHFISDQGVKTLTNEEAGELAGSNPDFAQEDLFKEIAKGNAPSWTCYIQTMTQEQAKKAPFSVFDLTKVWPHKDYPMRRFGKLVLNENPKNYFAEIEQAAFAPAHTVPYMEASADPVLQSRLFSYADTHRHRLGTNYTQIPVNCPITGRVFNPHMRDGGMNVNGNLGSHPNYLATSKPVEFKNFSIQEEQEVWEGAACPFHWKCTDKDYSQATALYNVLAKYPNQQKNLAHNVAVHVSGAETHIQDKVFDMFAKVHPELSANIKKEALQLSPRK; encoded by the coding sequence ATGGCTCCTGTTTACACTAACTCCAACGGATGTCCAATCCCAGAACCATTTGCTACTCAAAGAGTTGGCCAACATGGTCCATTATTATTGCAAGATTTCAATCTTATTGATTCTTTAGCACACTTCGACAGAGAAAGAATCCCAGAAAGAGTTGTGCACGCCAAGGGATCTGGTGCTTACGGTTACTTTGAAGTGACTGACGATATTAGTGATGTTTGTAGTGCTGCATTTTTGGATACTATTGGTAAAAAGACCAAGGTTTTAACCAGATTCTCCACCGTTGGTGGTGAATCTGGTTCTGCTGACAGTGCTAGAGATCCAAGAGGATTTTCTACTAAGTTGTATACCGAGGAAGGTAACTTGGATTTAGTGTACAACAACACCCCagttttcttcattagGGACCCATCCAAGTTCCCTCACTTCATCCATACCCAAAAGAGAAACCCAGAAACTCACTTGAAGGACCCAACCATGTTCTGGGACTACTTGACTTCTAATCAAGAATCCATCCACCAAGTTATGACTCTTTTCTCCGACCGTGGTACTCCAGCTAGTTACAGAGAAATGAACGGTTACTCTGGTCACACTTACAAGTGGTCCAACAAGAAGGGTGAATGGTACTACGTCCAAGTCCACTTCATCTCCGATCAAGGTGTCAAAACCTTGACCAACGAAGAAGCAGGCGAATTGGCAGGTTCCAATCCAGATTTTGCTCAAGAAGACTTGTTCAAAGAAATTGCCAAGGGTAATGCGCCATCCTGGACTTGTTACATCCAAACCATGACTCAAGAACAAGCTAAGAAGGCACCATTCTCCGTCTTCGACTTAACCAAGGTCTGGCCACATAAGGATTACCCAATGAGAAGATTCGGTAAATTAGTCTTGAACGAAAACCCAAAGAACTACTTTGCCGAAATTGAGCAAGCTGCATTTGCACCTGCTCACACCGTTCCTTACATGGAAGCTTCTGCTGATCCAGTCTTGCAATCAAGATTATTCTCTTACGCTGATACACACAGACACAGATTAGGTACCAATTACACCCAAATTCCTGTTAACTGTCCAATCACTGGTCGTGTTTTCAATCCACATATGAGGGATGGTGGTATGAATGTTAACGGTAACTTAGGATCACATCCAAACTATTTAGCCACTTCCAAACCAgttgaattcaagaattttagcatacaagaagaacaagaagttTGGGAAGGGGCTGCTTGTCCATTCCACTGGAAATGTACTGACAAGGATTACTCCCAAGCTACTGCTTTATACAATGTTTTAGCTAAGTATCCAAACCAACAAAAGAACTTAGCTCACAACGTTGCTGTTCATGTTTCTGGCGCTGAAACTCATATCCAAGACAAGGTCTTTGATATGTTCGCAAAGGTCCACCCAGAATTATCCGCCAACATTAAGAAGGAAGCTTTACAACTTTCTCCAAGAAAGTAA
- a CDS encoding DEHA2F10604p (no similarity): MRGALEHHQSRSRRIIEQTLKCGLSSSKTSVS; this comes from the coding sequence ATGCGAGGAGCCCTTGAGCACCATCAATCAAGAAGTAGACGGATTATTGAGCAAACTTTGAAGTGTGGACTATCTAGTTCTAAAACTTCAGTACTGTAG
- a CDS encoding DEHA2F10626p (similar to uniprot|P53063 Saccharomyces cerevisiae YGL246C RAI1 Nuclear protein that binds to and stabilizes the exoribonuclease Rat1p required for pre-rRNA processing) gives MIKTFPLNSRAKTTALKQPKELFSFARDIDGEYIFDSTKVQDENLSYYYLPDASVDKQIDLGAGYSNFKKIPEEENLGDFPALLKGVMNYEQSTGTKINSDIITFRGLMTKILTLPYNLKDPLDLHVIVYDGQLFIKNNDEIELKRRQQNNQHEDPSKQEMMKKFEYSGYKFEAVSTLPKPWGDCSRQLIEKRNKKVVNNYEQYISVVKTGIGKVKLLLAGEVDCLWDYIPEDGKDILPHYVELKTSKVIEAPGQVVNFEKKLFRTWAQSFLIGIRKIVYGFRDDNLILRNVEVYNTEEIPIMLKDTINVNTKIVCMNALKWYGAVIEWINNEIPKDADKSWSLTYDPGSKSFSIVELMQDSELRNSVITEDFKEWRISLHKTES, from the coding sequence ATGATAAAGACGTTTCCATTGAACTCTAGGGCCAAGACCACAGCATTGAAGCAACCGAAAGagttattttcttttgctAGAGATATTGATGGTGAATATATCTTCGATTCCACGAAGGTCCAAGATGAGAATTTATCGTACTATTATTTACCTGATGCATCCGTTGATAAGCAAATTGATTTAGGAGCTGGGTACAGTAACTTTAAAAAGATCCCAGAAGAGGAAAATCTTGGAGATTTTCCGGCATTATTGAAAGGAGTGATGAATTATGAGCAAAGCACTGGCACCAAGATAAACAGTGACATAATTACATTCAGAGGTTTGATGACCAAGATATTAACGTTGCCATATAACCTAAAGGACCCTTTGGACTTGCATGTAATTGTATATGATGGACAgctttttattaaaaataatgatgagaTAGAATTAAAAAGAAGACAGCAGAATAACCAGCATGAAGATCCATCTAAACaagaaatgatgaaaaaatttgaGTATTCTGGATACAAATTCGAGGCAGTAAGTACGTTACCGAAACCATGGGGTGATTGTTCACGCCAGCTAATCgagaaaagaaataagaAAGTTGTTAATAACTACGAACAATACATATCGGTAGTTAAGACGGGGATTGGAAAGGTTAAATTATTACTAGCAGGTGAAGTTGATTGTTTGTGGGATTATATACCTGAGGATGGCAAGGATATCTTACCTCATTACGTGGAATTGAAAACAAGTAAGGTGATAGAGGCACCAGGACAAGTCGTGAATTTtgagaagaaattattcaGGACATGGGCACAAAGTTTCCTAATTGGAATTAGGAAGATAGTTTACGGTTTCAGAgatgataatttaattttacgAAACGTGGAAGTATATAACACTGAGGAAATACCAATTATGTTAAAAGATACCATTAATGTAAACACAAAGATAGTGTGCATGAACGCATTAAAATGGTATGGAGCTGTAATTGAATGGATAAACAATGAAATACCTAAAGATGCCGATAAGCTGTGGTCGTTGACATATGATCCAGGTTCGAAAAGTTTTTCTATAGTAGAGTTGATGCAAGATAGCGAATTGCGAAATAGTGTTATCACTGAAGACTTCAAGGAATGGAGAATCTCTCTTCATAAGACTGAATCGTGA
- a CDS encoding DEHA2F10648p (some similarities with uniprot|Q12232 Saccharomyces cerevisiae YOR154W Hypothetical ORF), producing MIINDNRLTFLAIHLFITFQITRAELLQTSQSSCLTKSVCNVDSCLLDAGNIFKPQTSLSKIDSLNYTTPSAPKSTQISTSTPPSTSISTSISTVLSTLTSIISTTSAEVISSLPENSVVSSSEDLFTEISKSDSGIITDDLNNAHFEVTSDVNSTNSTNTTEPFIPVQNYTNKNIQLNQSNETIDECHFLSFEEWKRQKAVDNKQINDSQPQAETIANELVPTTSGIDNSTQIPVSLDEDQGKIYKDRFNYASVGCAATIVKTNSHAKGASAILVENKDSYLLNQCSSSQKFVVIELCQDILVDTVVIGNFEFFSSNFRKIRISVSDRFPVGSSGMKVLGEFEAENIRDVQSFNIENPLIWARYLKLEILSHYGDEFYCPISLIRVYGKTMMEEFKMAEGHESFIGGEPEIKNEELVINNSMKDISNFTGINIQNEECRVALPHLGLTEFLKDINSTASDYCDAMYPLINEPETTQTIETKTTQESIYKNIMKRLSLLESNASLSLLYIEEQSKLLSQAFTNLEKRQSSNFESLINSFNDTMHNQISYFKNAYFSIQVEASKLFKAQENNHQSLLEESHHKMTILGNQLKFQKRLSILNTMIIICILSYVVLTRDVYIEDHMYDHFQQPLRTSQNTSGYSNLLDKYKRKNSKRNNRSKRRKPKSTN from the coding sequence ATgattatcaatgataacAGATTGACTTTCTTGGCGATTCATTTATTCATAACATTTCAGATTACAAGAGCAGAATTATTACAAACGTCCCAAAGTTCATGCCTAACTAAATCTGTTTGCAATGTAGACTCATGTTTACTAGACGCTGGAAATATCTTTAAACCTCAAACCAGTCTTTCGAAAATAGATTCACTTAATTACACTACTCCTTCGGCACCCAAATCTACGCAAATATCTACGTCAACACCCCCATCGACGTCGATATCtacatcaatatcaacagTCCTATCTACATTAACTTCAATCATATCCACAACATCTGCTGAAGTAATTTCAAGTTTACCTGAAAATTCCGTTGTTTCAAGTTCTGAGGATTTGTTCACCGAAATAAGCAAGTCTGACAGTGGTATAATAACAGACgatttaaataatgcaCACTTCGAGGTCACCAGTGATGTAAACTCTACAAATTCTACAAATACAACTGAGCCGTTTATACCCGTGCAAAATTATACGAATAAGAATATTCAGCTTAATCAATCTAACGAGACTATTGACGAATGCCACTTTCTATCGTTCGAAGAATGGAAACGTCAAAAAgctgttgataataaacAGATTAATGATTCTCAACCTCAAGCAGAAACGATAGCAAATGAGTTAGTTCCTACAACTAGCGGTATAGATAATAGTACCCAAATACCCGTCTCATTGGATGAAGATCAAGGAAAGATATATAAAGATCGATTTAATTATGCATCAGTGGGTTGTGCCGCTACTATTGTTAAAACTAACTCTCATGCTAAGGGAGCATCAGCAATCTTAGTAGAAAACAAggattcatatttattgaatcaGTGTTCTTCATCACAGAAATTTGTGgttattgaattatgtCAAGATATTCTTGTTGATACTGTGGTGATCggaaattttgaattctttaGTTCAAACTTTCGTAAAATACGGATTTCTGTTTCAGACAGGTTTCCTGTTGGATCTTCTGGAATGAAAGTTTTAGGTGAATTTGAAGCAGAGAATATAAGAGATGTTcaatctttcaatatcgaAAATCCACTTATTTGGGCGAGGTATttaaaattagaaattttgaGTCATTATGGTGATGAATTCTATTGTCCTATATCACTCATTAGAGTTTATGGAAAAACAATGATGgaagaattcaagatgGCGGAAGGACATGAATCTTTCATTGGTGGAGAACCTGAAATTAAGAATGAGGAAttagtaataaataattctatgaaagatatttcaaatttcacAGGTATTAATATTCAGAATGAGGAATGTAGAGTGGCTTTACCTCATTTAGGATTGActgaatttttaaaagatATTAACTCAACAGCTAGTGATTACTGTGATGCAATGTATCCATTAATAAATGAGCCGGAAACTACACAAACAATAGAAACTAAGACAACACAGGAATCAAtctataaaaatataatgaaaagaTTATCTCTTTTAGAATCAAATGCTAGTTTATCCTTACTATACATCGAAGAACAAAGTAAATTGCTTTCTCAAGCTTTTACAAATTTAGAAAAGCGACAGtcatcaaattttgaatcgttaattaattcatttaatgaCACCATGCATAACCAAATATCCTATTTCAAGAACGCATATTTTAGTATCCAAGTTGAGGcatccaaattattcaaggCCCAGgaaaataatcatcaaaGTTTGCTTGAAGAATCACATCATAAAATGACAATATTAGGAAATCAGTTAAAGTTTCAAAAAAGactttcaattttgaatactATGATTATCATCTGTATCTTATCTTATGTTGTACTCACTAGAGATGTTTACATAGAAGATCACATGTATGATCATTTCCAACAGCCACTTCGAACTTCGCAGAATACCTCTGGTTATTCAAATCTACTTGATAAATACAAGAGGAAAAATTCTAAGCGAAATAACAGAAGTAAGAGAAGGAAGCCAAAATCTACgaattaa